In Cryptomeria japonica chromosome 5, Sugi_1.0, whole genome shotgun sequence, the genomic window CCAGAGCCATCTCAAGCCATTTCTCGGCGTCATCCATGAAAGAAGGGCTCAATCTAATCATCAATACACAAAATTCGTGTTGATTGAGAGCGCCATCACAATCCAGATCCCCTTCCTGCACCATCGCCTGGAGTTCTGAATCCGTCAAAGAATCCAACCCCAAAACAGCAGAATTTTTCCTCAGGCTCTCCAAAGTAATCACGCCCAATTGGGGATCTTCAAGAAGCCGAAACCCATTACACAATTCTGCCATAAAATCCTGTCCCCCCAATTTCTCCGCCATTGTTGGCAAGAAATCCTGAAACTCCGCCATTGATAATTCTCAAGCGAAGCTTAGAACTTATAATTGAATTTTCCAAGCAGTCTTGAACTGTGAAGTGTTTTGGGAGGGGGGGAATTTATAGCTTGTGCACCGCGGGCCTGCTGAGAAATCGTGGGCTGTTAAATATGAGAAATTGGGAGGAAATTGCTGATTGCAGGTCCACTCGTTCAACACCGGCTGGAAAGATGCGAGAATTTATCACGAGACGACTAAATGGGTGTTTAAAATTGGCCATTTGCAGACAATTTCCAGCATACCCATAAGCTCGTATTTTCCCGGAAGCTGCCATGGATGGACCTTGAGGAATATACAGCTGTTGACGAAGTTAGTGGTATACAGGGGATTTGTGGTGGCCACCTCATCTTGAATTGTGGTGGCCACCTCATCTTGAATTGTCATCTGATTTATAATTTTTCATTGAGATAAATGTGGTCTTTTAGAAAATGAGTCTTTGGTgtgttggtgaagttgaatagtCTTTAATGAGCTCATCACGGATAGAGAGGAGGTCAAGATTGTGTTTGAAGAAAATTTAGTAGAAGGGAAACATCTCAATCTTTGGCTCTTAGTCGAAGAGGTTTTAGCCTAAGAGTCTTGCTCAAAGCAAATCTCTATTATCATAATGGAGAAGGTTGGGATCGTGGCCCATGGGAATTTGGGAGAAGGGATACACTCTTGGCTCTTGGTCAAAGAACTTTTAGCTTAAGGCTCCCATATTGAATAGCTAAAACAACTTTATCATTGAAAAATCCTCTACTAAAAAAATTGATGTAATTTGACGATTGCAACTCTAccaattaaaaaaatttataatgatttaatttaaaaaatatatagaaaaataattttaacattttttttaatttaaattatattatacaATCAAAATGTCGATCATATAACCATAGCTTTAGGCTATAGAAGACTTGTAATTTTGTTTGAATGTTTTGTCCATAAACCATTTCAAAGATTCCAAATGTAGATGTTTTCTTAAGTTGagttattcatataaaatatatttcTCAAAACTTTATAAGATTATTGAATATTTAATAATATAAGTCATAGTCTAagtcaatatttaattaatatgacaTGTTGTATGGATAAACAATTTCAAAGATTTCATAAATGTAGATGTGTTTTCAAGTTGAATTATTTATATAAAATGTATTTCTCAAAAGTTTATGAGATTAttgtatatttaatattataaGTCATAGTCTAAGTCAGTATTTAATTAATATGATAACTAATATAGATACATTTCCTTGGAAAACGATCATTTAAACtactataaattaaattaaactaaaaaattataaaattgtcTTCTCCTTCTGATATATTTTTGAAGGTTTCAAAGTCTTTATATTTATAGTTTAAGTCATAGTCTAATtcaatatttaattgatatatgaCAATTAATATGGAGATGTCTCCTTGATAAatgatcatttaaataaattaatataaataaagtAAACTAAGATGAATTATAAAATTGTATTCTCTTTCTTTATATATTTTTGTACACAAAAATTACAATAAATCATAAGCTATTTGAATTATTATGGAGTTTTTGAGTGTTAGATTTAGATTTGCTTAGAAACATAATAATATTGAGAAACAATAAATTGTGTAAATTAATTATAATGTGTTATTGTAGGTGATATTTTACATTTGTATTATAATGATTTATAATTTATATAGACTATCAAGTTATTGGTTTATCATAAATGTGCATTATTGCTTGACCATTTATTTATAAAAGGTGGTAAATTAATAGGTTAGATTTTTTTTTAGTGTATTTAATTTTTAGATAAATTAAGATTGGGTGGTTTTTTACAAATAGAAAAAGTTAGTGGAATAATTATTTAGAGTATGTTTAGATGGTTATTTGACtattttaattgatttgattttacCTTGTTGAGTTTGTTTTTAAAGATTTACTTTGAAAATTAGAATAACATAAACATTAAGAATTAATACCTAACTACAAAAAAAATAACTATATGCACATACATAATCTCCAAAACAAGATGCATCTAAAGAAACCTTTTAATGGGGATCAAAATCAAATAGAAGTTTCTACTAATGCCACTAATCCACTAATGCACATTGTTTTAAAGATACCACACCCTACACCAACTTTGATTCTAAGTATCAACTATCTTGAGTTTAAAAATAGTTGATATAGGCTTCACTTTCCATGTGAATAAATTTTCATGTTCCATTAACCTTAATGGTTCATCACAGAACACCTCGAAGAAATTCTATCCTTTGCCCAAAATTATAACAATGAACTCTTAATGAATTCCACTCCATGAAAATTAGATTGGAAAAATTATAGACTAATAAGATGCACACATATAATTTAGTTGTAATAATTAAAAGTAGAATAGAGATTGCATACCACACATGAGATGTGTTTGAACCAAGATGCCATCATATCCAATATATGCAGAAATAGAATAAACCCTTGAGATAAGTTAGCATTGTGCAATACTGCTTCTAGAAGATGCCACTCCAAACTATATATCCAAGAGATCGCAAATGCATTATCATACTCAAAACATCTTCAAGAAGGCCTACTCATCACCTTGGATAAATGATTACACAAGTTGTTCATATGATCCAATGTAACTAACTTAATGGATGTCTGCAACAAGTGACATCCACATCTACCTACATGCATTGTAATATCATCACTAGGTACAAAACATGTCGTCTCTCCTTGACATATATTTTCCTTAAAACATGAGAGGAGTCAACTAGAATGATTGTCCCAAGTCATTATAAATGTGATGTTATGACCAATCATCCAACTATCTATAGTTGACATTTATAGTGGTTTTGACTTGATGATGCCTAGATCCCATCCTTGATTTATATTTTGCTAGACCCATGTGATTCATTTCCTTATTATAGTAAGTCGTCATCCTTTGTCATAAATAACTATCACTTATGTGATACCACTAATTATTATAGTTATTCCTTTGATTCCATGTATACCTATAGtgattgttttgttgattttttatattACCATGCCTCCATGATTATTGCCTCTCACAATAATGTGGTTTTCTAAATATTACACTCTTTGCTATTTCTAGAACCTTTTTCTGGTGAGTTTTGTTGGCTCATGAAGAGAATTACTTGTCTCCTCTCTACTCTACATGTTACTTCTCATGTTTGTCTTTTATTTAATCCTGACACCTTTAGTAGATTCTTGAACTTGCTCTTCCTTGACTTCACTTTCTAGACTTAATTATGAGAAATATCTTGTAatgtaacattttttatttttgatatcaaaGCTTCATGAACTTATTTTACgtaataatgtttattatttccAAAAATTCTAACGAAAAATAACCAAGAACGATATCCGAAACATCCTTATCTGAAACATAATTTTTTAATGTAAAATATATTTATCGACCTTTGCTTTTACTTATAGTTTTTCTCTCATTCCATACTTATGAAGTTATATTTGGTACTAAGATTGAAAAAAACAAATAACCTATTCCTTTTGAATACAACCATAAAATTTACAAATTGAATCTTCTTGTTGGAAGCTCTCCTGTTCTTCATTTTCGTATCCTTTATCTTCTCAGATTAATATTTAACAATATTTGCTAAGAAAAGAAGGCAATCCAGATTTCTGTATGAGAACAAATTCAAAAACCCTCATTGCTATTTCAATTTGGGAAAATTTTCCATTCTCCCGGTACAATTTGAACTGCCAATAGGCAGAGCAGACAAAAATTCATCTTTAATTTTTACAAGATCTCATGGTTTCTTCAAATTCCTGAACCAGAGCCATCTCAAGCCATTTCTCAGCCTCATTCATGAAAGAAGGGCTCAATCTAATCATTAACACACAAAATTCCTGTTGATTGAGAACCCCATCACAATCCAGATCCCCTTCCTGCACCATCGCCTGGAGTTCTGAATCCGTCAAAGAATCCAACCCCAAAACAGCAGAATTTTTCCTCAGGCTTTCCAAAGTAATCACGCCCAATTGGGGATCTGCTAGAAGCCGAAACCCATTACACAATTCCGCCATAAAATCTTGTCCCCCCAATTTCTCCGCCATTGTTGGCAAGAAATCCTGGAACTCCGCCATTGAAGACCCCGAATTGAAGTGCTGAATCGAACCTTAAAACTTTTGATTGAATTCTCCAAACAGAGTTGAACTGTGAAGCATTTGAAATGGGGATGAATTTTATAGCTTGTGCACCGCCGGCTTGCTGAGAAATCGTGAGCTGTTAAATATGAGAAATTGGGAGGAAATTGCTGATTTGCCATCCAGCTGTTCAACACGGGTTGAAAGGATGCAAGATTTTTTCACGAGATGACCAAATGGGTGCTTAAAATTGGCCATTTGCAGACAATTTCCAGCTTGTCCACAAGTTCGGATTTTCCCGGAAGCCGCCATCGATGGATCTTCTACGAATATTCGTCAATTGACGAAGTTATTGGAATACAGCTTATTTGTGGTGGCCACCTCATTTTGGGCTGCGGCTATGCTGGTTTTCAAATGGATCTTTCCTACAGCATGATAgtgatgtgttagtcaatcacaatCTGTCGTTTTGAAATCAGAATAGACGAGTCCCTCATCTTGAgtcatcatttattttattttacatttttttccAAACTAATATAGAGACGTCTTCTTGAaagtaataaataaattaatttagatttagATGAATTATAAAATTCTCTTTTCTTATTGGTATATTTTTTAAGGTTTCAAATTATTTTTGAATTATGCTATCGAGGTAAAAATTACAATGAATCATAAGTTATTACTACtttctaattattatttttatgaatttcttgcattttttatctAGGTTATTTTTAAAAAActagtaattaaaaataataagttATTTAAAGTAATTGTAATGTCTCATTTCGTAGGATATTTTATATTTGCATAATGCTTTATAGGTTATATAAGCTACTAAGTTATAGGGTTGTCATAAATGTAATTTATTGCTTTATCATTTATTTATCAATCAATATGTTAGATTAGTTTTTtagtttaattaatatttagttaaattAATTTTTGGTGAATTTATACAAATAGCAAATAGTTAGTGGAATAATTATTTATTGTATGTTTATATGCCCCCCCAATAAGTCTATAGTTGTGGGTGGGAGGACAAAAGCTATCTCGTTGAAGGTGCCCAAGTCGGGGGGATATGTATAAACATTAAGAATCACTatctaaatatagaaaaaaaaattgtacacacaAATAGATATTTTAATACAAGATACATATAAAGAAACCCCTTTATTAGGGATCAAATTCAAGGAGGAGTTGGCTTCTACTCCTCATGGCACTAATCCACAAATATATAATAGGTTTATAGTACCTTCATGAGACTTGCAATGCCCATATGTACATTGTTGTAAAGATGGCATAACCTACAACAACTTTGATTCCAAATACCAACTATCTTGAGTTTAGATATAGTTGATATAGCCTTCACTTTCCATGTGAATAAATTTTCATGTTCCATTAACCTTAATGGTTCATCACAAAACACCTACAAGAAATTCTATCCTTGCCCAACATTCTAACAATGAACTCTTAATGAATTCCACTCCATGAAAATTAGATTGGAAAAATTATAGACTAATAAGATGCACACATATAATTTAGTTGTAATAATTAAAAGTAGAATAGAGATTGCATATCACACATGAGATGTGTCTGAGGGAAGATGCCATCATATCCAATATATGCAGAAATAGAATAAACCCTTAAGATAAGCTAGCATTGTGCAATACTCCTTCTAGAAGATGCTACTCCATCTCCAAGAGATcgcaaatgcaatatcatactcaAAACATCTTTGCAGTGATATTTTCCTTCTTTATATAAGCCACATCGTAATAACATAATGGAGGTGTAATCCTCAAGAAGGCCTAATCATCACCTTGGATAAATGATTACACAAGTTGTTCATATGATCCAATGTAACTAAATGGATGTCTGCAACAAATGACATCCACATCTACCTACATGCATTATAATATCATCGCTAGGTACAAAACATGTCGTTTGTCCTTGACATATATTTTCCTTAAAACATGAGAGGAGTCAACTAGAATGATTGTCCCAAGTCATTATAAATGTGATGTTATGACCAATCATCCAAGTATCTATAGTTGACATTTATAGTGGTTTTGACTTGATGATGCCTAGATCCCATCCTTGATTTATATTTTGCTAGACCCATGTGATTCATTTCCTTATTATAGTAAGTCGTCATCCTTTGTCATAAATAACTATCACTTATGTGATACCACTAATTATTATAGTTATTCCTTTGATTCCATGTATACCtatagtgattttttttttttaatatatattaccATGCCTCCATGATTATTGCCTCTCACAACAATGTGGTTGTCTAAATATTACACTCTTTGCTATTTC contains:
- the LOC131028888 gene encoding calcium-binding protein KIC-like, with translation MAEFQDFLPTMAEKLGGQDFMAELCNGFRLLEDPQLGVITLESLRKNSAVLGLDSLTDSELQAMVQEGDLDCDGALNQHEFCVLMIRLSPSFMDDAEKWLEMALVQEFEETMTYCNN
- the LOC131028903 gene encoding calcium-binding protein KIC, whose product is MAEFQDFLPTMAEKLGGQDFMAELCNGFRLLADPQLGVITLESLRKNSAVLGLDSLTDSELQAMVQEGDLDCDGVLNQQEFCVLMIRLSPSFMNEAEKWLEMALVQEFEETMRSCKN